The genomic interval GTCACCTACCCACCGAACCTACACGGGAGCCATCCCCTTACCCCAGCCCCCTAAGCAGCAGGAAGTAGCTAGACGAAATTAGCTGACCTGAATCACCAAAAGGGCCTAGGATGTTAGGTCAGTGGCAGTGACTGCAGCCCACGAGGGAAAGGAAACATCAATCACCcaaaatgcctgtcaatcagcaggatctCCTGATTAATGCCTGTCAATGAGCAGGACCCcttggccaatcctggagttcagccagctCCCATGACCAACTCCAGCAGGACAAGGGACCCTAAAAGTCCCCTTTCCTCTCCcaatcccttcccttcctgcagTGAGCCCCATAAAATCCCATTCCAGTAGAGCTCCCACcaggtttctcctcagacccttctcctgacCACTCTGTGGTCTAATGGAGTGATATCCCAATAAAGCCTCCTTCGGTGGCCTTTTAAAGCCTGCTTCCTTTGGTGGCTACCTGCCTCGCCTGATCTTACAGTCTTCATTAATGTGTCCTGTCAGCTCTTCCCTTAGTAGGTAGCTTGAAAGGGGACCTCCTTGCCAGAGATTTGAAATGATGAAAGGGAAGCCGAGGGAGTACAAAAAAGGTGACATTACCTGGGAGCTCAGGTAGACTTTGAGGCACTCATCGCACACGGCCTTCTTGCAGCAGGGCAGGGGCTTGATGGGCTTGTCTTCCAGGCACACCCGGCACATCAGCACCGTGAGGGGCGCATAGGGATCCCCTACCCCGCCCAGGCCAGAGTAGGGTGGAGCTCCTAACAGGCCCGGCACAGAGAATGGCTCAGGCGCCAGGTAGAACTCCAGCTCGATGCTGCCGCCGTCGGGGGAAAGGGGGTCAGCTGGGAGTgacagcctggggctggggaaggaggactgGGGGTTGGAGGTGTTGGGCACCTGCGGAGCCCGAAGTGGCGACTCTGGCGGCGAGAGCTTCTCAGCGGTGGGGACCTCCGGCAGGTCGCTCTCCACGCAGTACACAGAGCAAAAGACTTGTCTCTTGGCTGGGGGCAGGCGCCGCTGACCCAGCACGTCCAAGACCACTCCATCGGGAGCCACGGCGTGGGTCTTGGGCTCCGTCTCCTCCCTGGGGGACGCCTCCTGCTGTTCAtcccctctctcttttctgtccccagcttcctcctcctcctcccgctcCAGCTGCAGTTGCAAAGTCTGGGGATTGAGGGGCCCGGTGAGTGCCAGTCCCGCGGGCTGCCCCAGTGCTTGGCTCTTCCTCCACTCGGGCGCTCCCGGGCTCCTCGTGGGCTCCGGGGCGCTGGTGTCCGCACAGCTTGAGTCGCTTCCGCAGCCGCCGCCGCTCGACTCCGAGGAGTCGCCGCGCGGCCCGGGAGCCCCGGCGCTGTCCCCCCGCGGCCTCGGGGACTCAGGGTGGCCCGCAGAGCCCCCGTCCGGGCCCCGCGCCTCCTGGGGCCCGCCGCCGCCGCTCACCGTGCTCTGCTCCTCGCCCATCGCCGCCCGCGGCCCGCGCCGCCGCTGCCCATCCAGCCGCCGGGACCCCCACCCGGCGCCGGCGGGCAGCGGGGGCAGCGGCTCGGCTCCACTCGCGGCTCCGCTTCTGCTTCCGGGTCCCTCCTCCGGGGCTGGGACGCCCCAAGCTCCCTCCAGGGAGCCCGTGCTCCCGGGCCGCGGTGCGTGGGGAGCCCGGCCCGGCCCGCCGCTCCTCCTTCTCGTCCTCCGGCGCGGCCAGGCACCGCCTCGGGGGCGCGGAGGGCCGCTCGCTCGGGGCGCGGGGGCGCCCGCCCCACATGCAGGTTGGGGCGGTGCCGCGGCCCCCGCGAACCCTGGGCGGGGCAGAGGAGTCCCAGAGGAGGCGGCCGTCAGTCCCGCGCCATCGCCGGTCCCGGCGGCGGGACGCGGGGCCGGGGGGGCGGTGGTCGGAGAGTCCAGGGGCCTGTGGCGCCGCGGCTGCGCGCACCAGTAGGTGCTGGAGCTCGAGCCTGCCGCCTGGGCCCCCGGGGGAGAGGCCGGAGAGGGCGACCTCCCTCTCCTCGAGCTTCACCTAGAGCCCTGCTCGccacccctcaccccacccctctGGCGCACACCTCCCCACACGTACACACGCGCGTAAGCACCcgcgcacacactcacacacccgaGTGGGTGTGATCTAAAGAGCTGAGATGCGCTCTGGCGCCCAGAGTTCACACTCGGTCTCAACAAAACCCTTCAGGTCAGGCAGACTCCCCTTTGGGCTCCACATAAAGTAGAACTTCCTACAAAGCTACTCAATATTGCAAGCTGGAACTAGAAAACCCTGACTGCTTAAGGATGTTGGGTTGGAAGACACAATGCTAAGGATTATTCAAAATGCTGTTATATACTACAGTTTTCTGCCCAGTGAGGCAAGAAGGATCTTTGAAACCCACAAGAAATCCAAGAAGCACTTTCAATCTACTTCAGCTGGAAGTAAGGACAAGGGCTAATAACTGATCAGcgatttattccttttttttttttctctgtctctctctctctctccccagtgTTCTCTCAGgaaattttgtatgtgtgtttctttgattttttttcctaaaccttTTTTAAATGGGCAGCACAAGGTAACTATATGATCTGGCCTAATTAATAAATTGGATCATTGGTGGAAATCGTGAGGAGTTTCATTAACATAACCATATTCATCCCCAAAACTGTTTCCAGGACAACAATTATATTTGAGCCAGAACTTAATTATGTGTTGATCTATCTTTATTATACAGGAAGTATTAGTCACCCATACACTGGTGTATTTTAGTTCCCTAAAGccaatgaaaacatttttggGAAACCAATCTttgggagtttttttgttttgtcttgttttttttttttttttttaactttatcttGGGAAGGAATTCAATTTACACATTCATGTGATAGGAAGGAGCTGTTAGGTGTgtagaattttttattctatcttgAAGTTgttattggttttttaaaaaatattttccaaattagatGCAAATGTCATCAAGGTGACTAGCTGTACAGTACTAATAAAGCAATGTACAGTAcaaagaacatttccatcatatGTATCCAATGCTCAGGTGCACCTGGAAGGGATAAATTTGATCACTCCATGTGCCATGTCATTTACATGAATGGCGAATTcttattttgaagatgaaaattttttttccatctttggtCAATGATTGCCTCATAACTGTTGTGTTTCTCTGAAACATGCCCTTAGTCCCCAGtgcttattgtttatttttgtaaactttttcattgctgtgaccaaaagatctgaaaagaacaactttagagacaaaaaacaaaaaaaaaaggttatttgggggctcaccgtttcagtggtctcagtccatacatgGCTGACTCCATCTCTCTAggtcccaggtgaggcagaacattaggGCAGAAGAGTGTAGCAAAGGGAAGCAATtcagaacatggcaccaggaagccgAGAGATTCCCGGggtatgcccccaatgacctacctttttcagccacaccctacctgtctgcAGTTAAAACCCAGTAAATCTCTATCAGAGGGTTAATGCACTAATTAGTTTTAGGTTCTTATAACCCAATCCTTTCACATCTAAGCTTCTTGCATTATTTcccacatgaattttggggggatacctcacatttaaaccataacatagGGATAAGAAGCCCACTTACATGGTGTACCTTTTGTATGTGCTATGTCATAAACATCTCTCCCTGCTCTTTCCAaatggacatttttttaaaaaatccgtTTTCCAGATGAGAACAGGCTGAGAATAAGGTCAGAGTAACAATAATAGATACAAAAATGTATGTTTCCCAACATCTgtaaaaatcaaatcaaaccGCTCAAAATCCCATAATTTTGTgtctccctcccacacacacttGTCACTGGAGTTCTGAGAACTTGATCTTCCAGTATCCACTTTGTTCTTTATCCCATAGGTTTCAGCTCTCTGGAAGTGGCTTCTCTTGACACGTAACCAACTATAAGTCATTGTTGGGATTCCTGAATGCTGCCAATAACTTCAGTTTCAATGGACTCCCCTTTTCATTGCCATGACTTCTCTCCTACAGGATTTAGATgccctttgtgaaaataaaaCCATGCTGTTCCCTATCTTCACTCTTCAAGTAGACCCAGCACTGAATTTAGGACCCAGCACCCCTGACATCCAGTTTGGGCCATGCAGAATCCCAAAAGTGGAGAAATTAGTTGAAAGACATAAGGTCAAAAAGGTGGTTCTAACATCAGTTTCCTTAGAATGCGCAAAGCACCAGTGATGATTGCACTTATGGGatttgtggtgcacacctgtaatcccagcaacccagaaTGCcaatgcaggaggatctcaagttggaggctagcctcagcaaggccctatctcaaaataaaaataataaagggctgggaatgttgctcagtggctaagtacccctgggttcaatccctgataccaaacaaacaaaaaggattgACTGAAGATAGAGTTACTGTAGTAAAAACTCCACTTACCTCCCACAAACTTAATGTTCTCAAAACTTGAACAATGTGTTTGATGGCAGGCTCTATAAAATGTTAGTATAGCAACTCTCAATAACGTTCTGCCCCTACCAGTTTCTCAGCACGTCCTAATCTGCAATGAACTATGTAGACTTCAATATCAGAAGACTACCTCAGATCTAGAATTGTCAGTTTTAGAAGTGACAGGCAATTGCTTTTGATCATTATTGAATGCTATTTTTTCTGCTGCCACCTTTCTTATCTTGGCTTTTAAACATAGCTTGGTTTTGGccccttaatatttttttatgcaAAAATTAACTAGACAATTAAAAAGCCTagatttttattaacttttagaaaaatgataTGACGTATGAGAAGCTAtgaatcattttactttttcatgttaaagctaaaatgaatttcttattAACTGTTGAGGAGAAGGAATACTCAACATTTTAAGACCATGAAACATTGTATAGAAAATATCTGACTTATTTGTCCACAACAGTCCCTCAATTATCAGAACatgcaaaaagaaacagaaatgctttaattaaaagaaatctgTGTTCTGAAGAGGAATAAAGGAGCAGAATGGCTTCTGGGCCTACTTCTGAAAAGtcctcctctccttttccccCGGCTTCTTCTGAGGAAGAAGAAAACCTGGAATCCCAAAAGAAGTGGAAAAGAGAACATaccatttcactttattttccacCCAAATCACGaagaaaaatccaaacagcaaAATTTATGGAAAAGTTACTCTGACAAAGAAGTGTTAATTGTTCAGAATCTAAAAGTAACAAATGTCCAAATGCTCATGAAACAGAAGAAActaagagggaggaagaagaggaggcagcaagagaagggagggagaaggggaggttGGGAGTGGGGAAGGATTTTACCTATTCTCCAGTACTCTAAATAACTGTCTAAACCACTTAATACATTGATGTGTTTCATTCTTATGTTTGCATctgtatgtataaaatgtatatgaaattttaatactttttcttctgcttttctgtcttttcttactTAGTGCTATATCCTGAACCCTTTCATACTACAAATATCCCCGTACATGATCCTGAATTGTGACCATATAACACTGACTATATACACTATTGTGGTAACTTATTTAACCAATTCTACTGTTCTAAAAATAGAtcacttataattttaataaaatgtttaacattcatgtcatttaaatgttttatattaaccTAACATAACCTTTGTGCACATTCTTAATATACAATAGGAAAAAAGTCCTAACAATTAAATTGCTGCAGAAAACGGTGGACGACTTGGAAGGCTTTTGATACATATCATCCCAGAAACTTATCATGAATTTTCCCATCAATAGTGTGGGTATAAGATAGCACTTGAATCATTCTAAGGAGATTTGTTTTATGCATGATATGACAATTTTAATCAGtggatacttttttaaaataaaaaaggataaatctAATATTAACTCTCAATCCTCCTCTATTTACAATTTAACATGTATGTAAATGGTTCTCTGTTACTAAGGTTAGGATTCTGATAGCATCCCTTTCTCATctcttttgaatttcttctttatctcttctaaTTACAATTGTGTTGTAATCAATTAAACTTAATCATCATTTAATACTTTTAAGCACCCAATGCAAATTATCCATTTCTGCTATAATAATGGACatgaacaaaaaaagatttttaaaaatattttagttgtaggtggacacaatacctttattttatttttatatggtgctaaggatcaaacccagtgcctcatgcaagtgctctactgagctacaaccctagcccccaaagaagattttttaaaagagtaaaatagtTTTAACTCAATGAACAGAAAAATAGGTTAATTATTAAAGATGGATATTTGCATGCATGTTCATGACAAATTAAGGTACATAAGTCCTCCTTCCTTGTTATACTTCCATTCAAACTTTTCTCAAATATCTATTAGATTCTGTGTCAAGCTCTGGAAAATtgagtttcttaatttttttcaaaggagaaaataatgtaCTCCcaattttttccttattgttaaCTATGTTAACATCTATAAAACACTTCAAACTATCCAGAGCAGGTGTGATCTATATATGGAAGCCCAGTACCTAGCATTCTGCATATATTTAGAtcccaagaaaatatttttaaaggaaacaaaaaaaatattctataataacTCAAACATTATATAGAACTGTAGTTTCCAAATTGTGTACCAAAGTAGTCTGAAATGTAGTAAACTCGTAGGATTACTATGGGATATTCAAAATTCTTGAAGGAATCACATCATCCTTTCAAATACTATACAAATATACTGCTAAGCTGTTTGGACCTGATTACTATGAGAAAATTCTTTTGGCTTAAAGAGCTCTGTGAAAAATAACTTGAGACATCAAGGCATCATAAGCCAAGAAAGTTTGGTTGGTTTCTGGTTGAAAATCTCAAGCATAGGGTAGAAACTATGAGGTAGAGACCCTGATTTCtagaaacttaaaatttaaatttaggagACACATGTGTAATAAAGCTTTAACCTTGACCAAACAAAGTTTTGACCATTGCCTCAAATTCCCGGGAGGTAACCTCTAAGCCATTAGAATGGCCTGTTGAGTGAGTATTACCTGGGGTCTTCTGGCCGTGCCATCTACTCTGTGCTAACAATGTGATTTATGGTTGGGGCTTTGAGTCATGTGATATCAGCTTGACTTCAGGAAGGGTCAGAAACTGAGGTCAACTATGTGGGTGGTCAGCTATGTCTATGTTATTGACTCCCAGTAAAAACCCTGGACACCAAGGCTTGGGTGAATTTTCTTATTGCCAATACTCTGTGCATACGGTCAcacaccattgcagagagaaataAGCATGGACTGCTCAGATTCACTGGCAAAGGACAACCAGTGACTCTGTGCCTGGCACTCCCTGGACTCAGCCTGCCCTATGTACCTTTTCCTATTGTCGATTTTAATCTATGTCCTTTCACTGTAATACACCATAACTGTAAGTAATCCACTTTGCTGAGTTCTGTGAGTTCTTCCAGAGAGCAATTGAAATTGAGGGAGGTCTTGGGAATTTCCCAAATTATAGCACTTGGAAAGCCAAGTCCCTTACCTTCATAGCTTCTATTTGCCTGATTATCCCAAGTGGTAAGATGTCATGGAGAAGGTTTGGCTTCTGGTAATTCAAGAGTAAGACAATTCAGtatggaaacagaaaatgaattatctttttcttttttaaaatttatttatttgttctaatcagttaagTTATACGTTACAGCAGAATGATCTTCAATTCATTATACACAagtaaaacacaattttttacttctctggttatacacaaagtagggtcacaccttcgtgcaatcatacatgtacataggatgatgttgtccatctcatttcaccatctttcctacccccatgccccattcctccttcccctttgccctatccaaaggtTCTCCACTCATCCCCTTCCTGcctcattatggattagcatccacttatcagagaaaacatttggcttttggtttgggggattggcttactttgcttagcatgatattctctaactctattcatttacctgcaaatgtcatgattttattctcttttattgctgagtaatacttcattgtgtgtgtgtgtgtgtgtgtgtgtgtgtgtgtgtgtatatatatatatatatatgtatatgtatatatatatctcactatatctcacaatttctttatccatttatctattgtagggcatctaggttggttccatagtttggctactgtgaattgtgctgctatgaacattgatatgcctgtgttactgtagtacaaatttcctttttcttgtcacaaaataaagttgagtttttttttcagataacaCAGATCAGAAACTGACCATTTCAATTTGAGGTCTACTTGAAATTAGTGATGACATTTTATGTGACAAAATCTAGCAAGATGATCAGATTCTGAAAGTTTTTAAGCCACCAGCATAAGCCAttcagtaatatttattttagaattaaggcaaataattttatctatttatcttttaaCATACTGCTACCAAGTTGGAATGGGAGATCCAAGCTGCCTTTGGGGGATGATGAATACCACAAGCTGTTTCTTAAACACTGTGGAATcaataaaactcaaaatatttttctcaaatactttaaaaaatgttctcaacATGCAAATAtcttaaaaagctttttattcacatatttctaACTCATtcacattgtattttttaatatttatataattttggagTTATATTTTACAACTATTAGCATCATGAGAATTATATTTGTTCCATAATTATTGGAAAAGTGCCAGATTGAGCAGATGGACATCTGTGTTCTAGCCTTGTCTTGCCATCGAGTATCCATTCACCTGCACTTTTCTGGGCCCTGGTTTTtacttctgtaaaatgggtatcTCAAACTGGATGACTTTAGGGTTCATTTTAATACTAAAATGATCATTTTCAATTTAATGAATACATATTAATCCCTATTTTGTGCACTATGGTTTTGAAATACATAGGACTGTAACTTATTCCAAGCTTTGAAGAATCCTTCAATCACATCAAGACAACAGATCTCTAACCATAATTTTATCCTAACCAGACAGATTTTGTGGGAGCAATCTAGAACTATAAACTTAGCACTATGAGAGTGGCAGCCCAAGGCTGATTTCTACTTAGGTTAGTCATATTAAGTTTCACGGAGGGCCTGGCAGGGGACTTCAATTTTTATAGTTGAAGAAGGTGTTAAAGACAGTATTTAGAAGTGACTATGTCAGCAAATATGTGGTGACAGAACACATGGTGACAGCTGCCTGAAATGGCAGGTCCTAGTCCCTTGTGAAGACAGGAAAGAGAAgctgacacacacacacttgtttaGGAACTTTGTGCAGCAGAATTTCATTTGCCCTTCTAGATCCTGTCTCTCCACTGGTCTACCCTCTGTGCTCCTGGAAGCTGACCCACAGAGACACACATCAAGAGCTCCAATACCCTGCTATCCTCCAAGTCACTTCAACCAGTGAACCTCCCGAGTGGGTGatcagagactggggtgtttaTTTTTCCAGCTTTTCATCTTCCAGGCCACTGTGGGCTATCTCTGTCCTCTATTGAAAGCCATGGGTATTACCATCTCTGTGTTCTGAGAGTTTCTTTCTTTGGGCTAAAGGGAAATGTATTTGTTTCCTAGGGTTATTGTAAATAGTAACAGCCTGAAAGTGTTAAAATAAATTGGATGCCTTAAAACAAGAAGAATTTGTTGCCTCGTAGTAGTCTGGGGGCCTCCAAGTCTGAAATCAAGGATGTTGACTGGGCTGTGCCCCTTGGAAACCTGTTGGAAGAAATATTTCCATGTCTCTTCTAGTCTTGGGTGTTTTCTAAGGCATTCCTTGCCTTGTGGATGGAGCACTTGAATCTCCGCCTCTATCATCACGTGGCATCCTTTTCCAGAGtatctgtctctgtgtctgttcttctattttttttttttcctagtactagggattgaaccaggggctcttaaccactgagcaacatccctagtccttttttattttttgagacagtgtctcaccaagttgcatagggcctcattattactaaggctggttttgaacttgtgatctcctgcctcagcccctggagcCGCTGCGATTACAGATGTGTCCCACCAAGCCCTGCTCTTCACCTATTCTTGTAAGGATACCATCACATCAGACTAAGAGCCCATCTTACAACAGTAAGATCTTATCTGAATAAATTCTACTTGCAACATTCCTGATTCCAAATGAATCCACATTCTGAAGTCCTTAGGGTTAAGACTTAAATATCTTTTGAGATAACAGACACAAACAATTCATCTTGTCAGGACATAACTGTTCCCCATGTTTTCTAATCCTAGGGTACTGCACTATGGCATATGCAAAACCAAAGCCCTGTTCAGACTTTGTAATTGGTCCCATTAATAAGCTTTTCTAAATGGAGTTTGTTTTCTTCAGAGATTTTAACAGTACAGATTTGATtgcctttaaaattatttggcCGGCTTTTGTTTTGGACAGTAGgataattttaacagaaaaatcaAGAT from Ictidomys tridecemlineatus isolate mIctTri1 chromosome 8, mIctTri1.hap1, whole genome shotgun sequence carries:
- the Rnf217 gene encoding E3 ubiquitin-protein ligase RNF217 isoform X1 — translated: MGEEQSTVSGGGGPQEARGPDGGSAGHPESPRPRGDSAGAPGPRGDSSESSGGGCGSDSSCADTSAPEPTRSPGAPEWRKSQALGQPAGLALTGPLNPQTLQLQLEREEEEEAGDRKERGDEQQEASPREETEPKTHAVAPDGVVLDVLGQRRLPPAKRQVFCSVYCVESDLPEVPTAEKLSPPESPLRAPQVPNTSNPQSSFPSPRLSLPADPLSPDGGSIELEFYLAPEPFSVPGLLGAPPYSGLGGVGDPYAPLTVLMCRVCLEDKPIKPLPCCKKAVCDECLKVYLSSQVQLGQVEIKCPITECFEFLEETTVVYNLTHEDSIKYKYFLELGRIDSSTKPCPQCKHFTTFKKKGHIPTPSRSESKYKIQCPTCQFIWCFKCHSPWHEGVNCKEYKKGDKLLRHWASEIEHGQRNAQKCPKCKIHIQRTEGCDHMTCSQCNTNFCYRCGERYRQLRFFGDHTSNLSIFGCKYRYLPERPHLRRLVRGSVCAGKLFVAPLILVLGLALGAIAVVIGLFVFPIYCLCKKQRKRSRTGMHW
- the Rnf217 gene encoding E3 ubiquitin-protein ligase RNF217 isoform X2; the protein is MGEEQSTVSGGGGPQEARGPDGGSAGHPESPRPRGDSAGAPGPRGDSSESSGGGCGSDSSCADTSAPEPTRSPGAPEWRKSQALGQPAGLALTGPLNPQTLQLQLEREEEEEAGDRKERGDEQQEASPREETEPKTHAVAPDGVVLDVLGQRRLPPAKRQVFCSVYCVESDLPEVPTAEKLSPPESPLRAPQVPNTSNPQSSFPSPRLSLPADPLSPDGGSIELEFYLAPEPFSVPGLLGAPPYSGLGGVGDPYAPLTVLMCRVCLEDKPIKPLPCCKKAVCDECLKVYLSSQVQLGQVEIKCPITECFEFLEETTVVYNLTHEDSIKYKYFLELGRIDSSTKPCPQCKHFTTFKKKGHIPTPSRSESKYKIQCPTCQFIWCFKCHSPWHEGVNCKEYKKGDKLLRHWASEIEHGQRNAQKCPKCKIHIQRTEGCDHMTCSQCNTNFCYRCGERYRQLRFFGDHTSNLSIFGCKYRYLPERPHLRRLVRGSVCGFRAGRISSCTVQEAEAPVQEGSTTLRERITIRVCFGRVK
- the Rnf217 gene encoding E3 ubiquitin-protein ligase RNF217 isoform X3, with protein sequence MGEEQSTVSGGGGPQEARGPDGGSAGHPESPRPRGDSAGAPGPRGDSSESSGGGCGSDSSCADTSAPEPTRSPGAPEWRKSQALGQPAGLALTGPLNPQTLQLQLEREEEEEAGDRKERGDEQQEASPREETEPKTHAVAPDGVVLDVLGQRRLPPAKRQVFCSVYCVESDLPEVPTAEKLSPPESPLRAPQVPNTSNPQSSFPSPRLSLPADPLSPDGGSIELEFYLAPEPFSVPGLLGAPPYSGLGGVGDPYAPLTVLMCRVCLEDKPIKPLPCCKKAVCDECLKVYLSSQVQLGQVEIKCPITECFEFLEETTVVYNLTHEDSIKYKYFLELGRIDSSTKPCPQCKHFTTFKKKGHIPTPSRSESKYKIQCPTCQFIWCFKCHSPWHEGVNCKEYKKGDKLLRHWASEIEHGQRNAQKCPKCKIHIQRTEGCDHMTCSQCNTNFCYRCGERYRQLRFFGDHTSNLSIFGCKYRYLPERPHLRRLVRGSVCDFRKWISVGSSSYALCVCTCVLTCMCVRAAKSRYT
- the Rnf217 gene encoding E3 ubiquitin-protein ligase RNF217 isoform X5; its protein translation is MGEEQSTVSGGGGPQEARGPDGGSAGHPESPRPRGDSAGAPGPRGDSSESSGGGCGSDSSCADTSAPEPTRSPGAPEWRKSQALGQPAGLALTGPLNPQTLQLQLEREEEEEAGDRKERGDEQQEASPREETEPKTHAVAPDGVVLDVLGQRRLPPAKRQVFCSVYCVESDLPEVPTAEKLSPPESPLRAPQVPNTSNPQSSFPSPRLSLPADPLSPDGGSIELEFYLAPEPFSVPGLLGAPPYSGLGGVGDPYAPLTVLMCRVCLEDKPIKPLPCCKKAVCDECLKVYLSSQVQLGQVEIKCPITECFEFLEETTVVYNLTHEDSIKYKYFLELGRIDSSTKPCPQCKHFTTFKKKGHIPTPSRSESKYKIQCPTCQFIWCFKCHSPWHEGVNCKEYKKGDKLLRHWASEIEHGQRNAQKCPKCKLENYSLHL
- the Rnf217 gene encoding E3 ubiquitin-protein ligase RNF217 isoform X4, producing MGEEQSTVSGGGGPQEARGPDGGSAGHPESPRPRGDSAGAPGPRGDSSESSGGGCGSDSSCADTSAPEPTRSPGAPEWRKSQALGQPAGLALTGPLNPQTLQLQLEREEEEEAGDRKERGDEQQEASPREETEPKTHAVAPDGVVLDVLGQRRLPPAKRQVFCSVYCVESDTSNPQSSFPSPRLSLPADPLSPDGGSIELEFYLAPEPFSVPGLLGAPPYSGLGGVGDPYAPLTVLMCRVCLEDKPIKPLPCCKKAVCDECLKVYLSSQVQLGQVEIKCPITECFEFLEETTVVYNLTHEDSIKYKYFLELGRIDSSTKPCPQCKHFTTFKKKGHIPTPSRSESKYKIQCPTCQFIWCFKCHSPWHEGVNCKEYKKGDKLLRHWASEIEHGQRNAQKCPKCKIHIQRTEGCDHMTCSQCNTNFCYRCGERYRQLRFFGDHTSNLSIFGCKYRYLPERPHLRRLVRGSVCAGKLFVAPLILVLGLALGAIAVVIGLFVFPIYCLCKKQRKRSRTGMHW